In one window of Gemmatimonadota bacterium DNA:
- a CDS encoding M6 family metalloprotease domain-containing protein, with protein sequence MPLIRGTGRRLLRRWSVPAFLALGTLAPAPTGPDYPRSQVGRFEVDGLDFRPDGAWRPGTDRVRTRRRALLGRGQLARLNSPGLSASRVAGAFTVPVIPIAFANVAAPFPAASYHQVLFATTPAPLPYSVRTYYAEASRGAVTIDGVVFGWVTADSSDQYYEDGCNGIGVLAACPHGARPLGELLLGALARSDTGSTDWGLFDNDGADGQPNSGDDDGVVDFVTFLQPEVDGACGTTNLWAHRYDVGAWSSGGYVTRSPRRDAQGLAIPGQFVRVRDYTLQSAVGGPDACTAGQLMPVGTVSHETGHAFGLPDLYDTNLRSPAVTQGIGEWGIMGSGNYTQPYSPAGFDAWSLAELGWVAVDTVPTGGTVTVPPLASGDTVLALMVTGTDEYFLFENRQPIGSDTAQLNPACTFRTRSCAKAPGLLLWHVDAGQVAAHGFRQGNAVNVGAVHGVALVQADGLNQLRQPGSRNRGDGGDPWPGSSGATRFDELTSPAAVDNQGRSAGFALDSIRQLAAGGTIAFRLTRTTPGTVLLTLAQASDALVRRGTLTPVQVALLDSLGNGNGRYDSGDFLAWYRQQLFTAAQQGRAP encoded by the coding sequence ATGCCGCTGATTCGTGGGACCGGCCGGCGACTCCTGCGCCGGTGGTCGGTCCCGGCCTTCCTTGCGCTGGGCACCCTCGCGCCCGCACCGACCGGCCCGGACTACCCCCGCTCCCAGGTGGGGCGATTCGAGGTGGACGGCCTCGACTTCCGGCCGGATGGCGCGTGGCGCCCCGGAACGGATCGTGTCCGCACGCGGCGTCGCGCCCTCCTGGGCCGCGGCCAGCTGGCCCGGCTGAACAGTCCCGGGCTGTCAGCCAGCCGGGTCGCCGGCGCCTTCACCGTGCCGGTCATCCCGATCGCGTTCGCCAATGTGGCCGCTCCCTTTCCCGCCGCGTCCTACCATCAGGTCCTGTTCGCGACGACACCCGCGCCGCTCCCCTACAGCGTCCGGACCTACTATGCCGAGGCCTCGCGGGGCGCGGTGACGATCGACGGCGTGGTCTTCGGCTGGGTCACCGCCGACAGCAGTGACCAGTACTACGAGGACGGCTGCAACGGCATCGGTGTCCTCGCGGCCTGCCCCCACGGGGCCCGGCCGCTTGGCGAGCTGCTGCTCGGTGCCCTGGCCAGGTCCGACACCGGGAGCACGGACTGGGGCCTGTTCGACAACGATGGGGCCGACGGCCAGCCCAACTCCGGTGATGACGACGGCGTCGTGGATTTTGTGACATTCCTGCAGCCAGAGGTCGACGGGGCGTGCGGGACCACCAATCTGTGGGCGCACCGCTACGACGTCGGCGCCTGGTCGAGTGGCGGGTACGTCACCCGCAGCCCGCGGCGCGACGCCCAGGGCCTGGCCATCCCCGGGCAATTCGTCCGGGTGCGCGACTATACCCTGCAGAGCGCGGTGGGCGGGCCGGACGCCTGCACCGCGGGCCAGCTGATGCCGGTCGGCACCGTGTCACACGAGACGGGGCACGCCTTCGGGTTGCCCGACCTCTATGACACGAACCTCCGCAGCCCGGCGGTGACGCAGGGAATCGGCGAGTGGGGCATCATGGGGAGCGGGAACTACACCCAGCCGTACAGCCCCGCGGGGTTCGACGCCTGGTCGCTGGCCGAGCTGGGGTGGGTCGCGGTGGATACCGTGCCCACGGGCGGCACGGTCACCGTGCCGCCACTCGCCAGCGGCGACACGGTCCTGGCCCTGATGGTGACCGGAACGGACGAGTACTTCCTCTTCGAGAACCGCCAGCCGATCGGGAGCGATACCGCCCAGCTCAATCCTGCGTGCACCTTCCGGACCCGGTCCTGTGCCAAGGCGCCGGGGCTGCTCCTCTGGCACGTGGATGCCGGCCAGGTGGCCGCCCACGGATTCCGGCAGGGCAACGCGGTGAACGTCGGCGCGGTGCACGGCGTGGCCCTGGTGCAGGCCGATGGCCTCAACCAGCTGCGCCAGCCGGGTTCCCGGAATCGCGGGGACGGCGGTGACCCCTGGCCGGGCAGCAGTGGCGCGACCCGGTTCGACGAGCTGACCTCGCCGGCGGCCGTCGACAACCAGGGGCGATCCGCAGGCTTCGCGCTGGATTCCATCCGCCAGCTCGCCGCTGGCGGGACCATCGCCTTCCGGCTCACGCGGACCACCCCCGGGACCGTCCTGCTCACCCTGGCCCAGGCGAGCGATGCCCTGGTGCGGCGGGGCACCCTGACCCCGGTGCAGGTGGCGCTGCTCGACTCCCTCGGGAACGGGAACGGCCGCTATGACAGCGGCGACTTCCTTGCCTGGTACCGCCAGCAGCTCTTCACCGCCGCGCAGCAGGGGAGGGCGCCATGA
- a CDS encoding glycosyltransferase family 2 protein — MTDSRADAPSLSIVVPVGPGDESWRDLVATLAPQLLPGEELVLSATEPRPPTGVPAAAAWLRGPPGRARQLNAGAHGALGRWLWFLHADTLLPPDALPTLRERLASGAPALWYFDLRFRDDGPALMRLTAVGTLLRSRLLGLPFGDQGLALARDAFDALGGFPESAAYGEDHLLVWAARRGGLPVRSVGRPIYTSARKYRRGGWLRTTATHLWLTARQAIPEGLRWLTRP, encoded by the coding sequence ATGACGGATTCCCGGGCCGATGCCCCTTCGCTCTCGATCGTGGTCCCGGTGGGCCCGGGCGACGAATCCTGGCGCGACCTGGTCGCCACCCTTGCACCCCAGCTCCTGCCCGGCGAGGAGCTGGTGCTGAGCGCCACCGAGCCGCGGCCCCCGACCGGCGTGCCCGCCGCGGCGGCCTGGCTCCGCGGCCCCCCGGGGCGGGCCCGCCAGCTCAATGCCGGTGCCCACGGCGCGCTGGGACGATGGCTCTGGTTTCTCCACGCCGACACCCTGCTGCCGCCCGACGCCCTCCCGACACTGCGGGAGCGCCTGGCCAGCGGCGCGCCCGCCCTCTGGTACTTCGACCTGCGGTTCCGGGATGACGGCCCTGCCCTCATGCGCCTGACCGCCGTGGGGACCCTCCTCCGCTCACGCCTGCTGGGCCTTCCGTTCGGCGACCAGGGACTGGCCCTTGCCCGCGACGCCTTCGACGCGCTGGGCGGGTTTCCGGAGTCCGCGGCGTACGGCGAGGATCACCTGCTGGTCTGGGCCGCGCGGCGCGGGGGGCTGCCCGTCCGGTCGGTCGGCCGGCCGATCTACACCAGTGCCCGGAAGTACCGTCGGGGCGGCTGGCTGCGCACCACCGCCACCCACCTCTGGCTCACCGCGCGCCAGGCCATCCCGGAGGGCCTGCGATGGCTCACGCGCCCCTAG
- a CDS encoding DUF2064 domain-containing protein: protein MAHAPLAEVAVAIFVKTPGRSPAKTRLAAEIGAVAAAGCYERCLAVVEEVVATATARLPGMVPYWAVAESEGLTDPRWGAFALVGQGDGSLGHRLDRVYLDLLERHGAAVLLGADCPLLSPEDLLAAAGALRRGEPFVIGRAADGGYYLFGGRSSVPRDTWLAVPYSASDTAERFMALLGGRVAELPELPDVDVAADLAAAARHPRAAGRGLLPAQHELLQWLAASGLD, encoded by the coding sequence ATGGCTCACGCGCCCCTAGCCGAAGTCGCGGTGGCCATCTTCGTGAAGACCCCCGGACGCTCGCCGGCCAAGACCCGGCTGGCCGCCGAGATCGGGGCCGTGGCCGCCGCCGGGTGCTATGAGCGGTGCCTCGCGGTGGTCGAGGAGGTGGTGGCGACGGCGACGGCGCGGCTGCCGGGGATGGTCCCGTATTGGGCCGTGGCCGAGTCCGAGGGGCTGACCGACCCGCGCTGGGGCGCCTTCGCGCTGGTGGGGCAGGGCGATGGCTCCCTCGGGCATCGCCTCGACCGTGTCTATCTCGACCTGCTCGAGCGCCATGGCGCCGCGGTGCTCCTCGGCGCCGACTGTCCCCTGCTGTCCCCCGAGGACCTCCTTGCCGCGGCGGGAGCCCTGCGGCGGGGCGAGCCGTTCGTGATCGGGCGGGCCGCGGATGGGGGCTACTACCTGTTCGGCGGGCGCTCATCGGTTCCCCGCGACACCTGGCTGGCGGTACCGTACAGCGCCTCCGACACCGCGGAGCGATTCATGGCGCTGCTGGGTGGCCGGGTGGCGGAGCTTCCGGAGCTGCCGGACGTCGACGTGGCGGCCGACCTGGCCGCGGCGGCCCGCCACCCGCGCGCCGCCGGTCGGGGGCTGCTGCCCGCCCAGCATGAGTTGCTGCAGTGGCTGGCCGCCTCCGGTCTTGACTGA
- a CDS encoding winged helix-turn-helix transcriptional regulator encodes MTTVARADLTRLARVFHALSDETRLCLVGMLRDGERCVCDLTAALGSGQSRLSFHLKALKEAGLVQDRREGRWSYYSLVPGALDGLEEALGSLSPGLAVLTMKRRCC; translated from the coding sequence GTGACGACCGTTGCCCGTGCCGACCTGACCCGCCTCGCGCGGGTGTTCCACGCCCTCAGCGACGAGACCCGCCTCTGCCTGGTGGGGATGCTGCGGGACGGGGAGCGGTGCGTCTGCGACCTGACCGCCGCCCTCGGTTCGGGGCAGTCGCGGCTGTCATTCCACCTCAAGGCCCTGAAGGAAGCGGGCCTGGTGCAGGATCGGCGGGAGGGGCGCTGGTCGTACTACTCCCTGGTGCCGGGCGCGCTGGACGGGCTCGAGGAGGCCCTGGGCTCGCTCTCGCCCGGGCTGGCGGTGCTCACCATGAAGCGGCGGTGCTGCTGA
- a CDS encoding arsenite methyltransferase, producing the protein MEFGMSDITQIVRERYGQAAVQAASGQKSGCCGTGSSCGSADPITRDLYAAVETEGLPAQALLASLGCGNPTALAELRPGETVLDLGSGGGIDVLLSARRVGPTGKAYGLDMTDEMLALARANQARAGATNVEFLKGQIEAIPLPDNSVDVIISNCVINLSGDKDRVIAEAFRVLKPGGRFAVSDVVTRGTLPATVRQSLALWTGCVAGALGDDEYIGKLVRAGFTQASVEPTRVYAAADAREFLGDAGLDADALAAELDGKVMGAFIRATKPEAGCGCGPSCCGGAR; encoded by the coding sequence ATGGAGTTCGGCATGAGCGACATCACCCAGATCGTGCGCGAGCGCTATGGCCAGGCGGCGGTACAGGCGGCCAGCGGGCAGAAGTCGGGCTGCTGCGGGACCGGTAGCTCCTGTGGCTCCGCGGATCCGATCACCCGCGACCTTTACGCCGCCGTCGAGACCGAGGGCCTGCCGGCCCAGGCGCTGCTCGCGTCGCTCGGCTGCGGCAATCCTACCGCCCTCGCCGAGCTCCGGCCGGGCGAGACGGTGCTCGACCTGGGTTCCGGTGGCGGCATCGACGTGCTGCTCTCGGCCCGGCGGGTGGGACCGACGGGCAAGGCCTACGGCCTCGACATGACGGATGAAATGCTTGCCCTCGCCCGCGCCAACCAGGCGCGCGCCGGGGCCACCAACGTGGAGTTCCTGAAGGGCCAGATCGAGGCGATCCCGCTGCCCGACAACTCGGTGGACGTGATCATCTCCAACTGCGTCATCAATCTCTCCGGCGACAAGGACCGGGTGATCGCCGAGGCGTTCCGGGTGCTCAAGCCGGGGGGGCGCTTTGCTGTGTCGGACGTGGTCACTCGCGGCACCCTGCCGGCCACCGTGCGCCAGAGCCTGGCGCTGTGGACCGGGTGCGTGGCCGGGGCCCTGGGCGACGACGAGTACATCGGCAAGCTGGTCCGGGCCGGGTTCACCCAGGCCTCGGTGGAGCCGACCCGTGTGTACGCCGCCGCCGATGCGCGGGAGTTCCTGGGCGACGCCGGGCTCGATGCCGACGCGCTCGCCGCCGAGCTCGACGGCAAGGTGATGGGGGCGTTCATCCGCGCCACCAAGCCGGAGGCCGGATGCGGGTGCGGGCCGAGCTGCTGCGGCGGGGCACGGTGA
- a CDS encoding GNAT family N-acetyltransferase: MRVRAELLRRGTVNITPLGADELPEVSALLVANGLPVADLSPAIHFLGVRDDRGLEGIVGLERHGTDGLLRSLAVRPDRRGSGLGSALVLEVERLARSEGLASLYLLTTTAEPFFAHRGYAPIPRDAVAPAIRASSEFASVCPTSASVMRKAVDRGTE, translated from the coding sequence ATGCGGGTGCGGGCCGAGCTGCTGCGGCGGGGCACGGTGAACATCACGCCACTCGGGGCTGACGAACTGCCCGAGGTGTCGGCCCTGCTCGTGGCCAACGGACTCCCGGTGGCCGACCTCTCCCCTGCGATCCACTTCCTGGGCGTCCGGGATGACCGCGGGCTCGAGGGCATCGTCGGCCTGGAGCGGCATGGAACGGACGGACTGCTCCGTTCGCTGGCGGTCCGGCCCGACCGCCGCGGGAGCGGGCTCGGCTCCGCGCTGGTGCTCGAGGTCGAGCGGCTGGCCCGCTCCGAGGGGCTCGCCTCGCTCTACCTCCTCACGACCACCGCGGAGCCGTTCTTTGCGCACCGTGGCTACGCCCCGATTCCCCGCGACGCCGTGGCGCCCGCCATCCGGGCGAGCAGCGAGTTTGCCAGCGTCTGCCCCACGAGTGCGAGCGTGATGCGCAAGGCCGTCGACCGGGGCACCGAATGA
- the arsB gene encoding ACR3 family arsenite efflux transporter: MTGAPAAPVLGRLSTVDRYLPVWIFVAMALGLVLGRAFPGLGAALDRVKLAGVSVPIGIGLLWMMYPVLAKVRYEAIGDHVANRRLLGTSLVLNWVVGPVVMFAVAWLLLPDLPAYRNGLIIVGLARCIAMVLIWNNLACGSGELAAVLVALNSVFQILSYSVLGYFFLAVVPGWLGAAGAGLDVSMLEIAKSVLIFLGIPLLAGYFTRRILVRRRGAAWYEETFLPRIGPTALLGLLYTIVLMFAMQGDRILDRPLDVLRIALPLLIYFLIMFGLGFLLSRWLRFGYPEAAALSFTAAGNNFELAIAVAIGTFGISSAEALAAVVGPLIEVPALVGLVYVSLWARRFFPDAPAPSLTPTTP; encoded by the coding sequence ATGACCGGCGCGCCGGCGGCCCCCGTCCTCGGGCGGCTCTCGACGGTCGACCGCTACCTCCCGGTCTGGATCTTCGTGGCCATGGCGCTCGGCCTGGTGCTGGGGCGGGCGTTCCCGGGGCTTGGCGCGGCGCTCGACCGCGTCAAGCTGGCGGGCGTCTCGGTGCCGATCGGGATCGGCCTCCTGTGGATGATGTACCCGGTCCTGGCCAAGGTGCGGTACGAGGCGATCGGCGACCACGTGGCCAACCGCCGGCTGCTTGGCACCTCGCTCGTGCTCAACTGGGTGGTGGGCCCGGTGGTGATGTTCGCGGTGGCCTGGCTGCTGCTGCCCGACCTGCCCGCGTACCGGAACGGGCTCATCATCGTGGGGCTGGCCCGCTGCATCGCGATGGTGCTCATCTGGAACAACCTCGCCTGCGGCTCGGGGGAGCTGGCCGCGGTCCTGGTGGCGCTCAACTCGGTCTTCCAGATCCTGTCGTACTCGGTGCTGGGTTACTTCTTCCTGGCCGTCGTGCCGGGATGGCTCGGGGCGGCGGGCGCGGGGCTCGACGTGTCCATGCTGGAGATCGCAAAGAGCGTCCTCATCTTCCTCGGCATCCCATTGCTCGCCGGCTACTTCACCCGCCGCATCCTGGTCCGCCGGCGGGGCGCCGCCTGGTACGAGGAGACCTTCCTGCCGCGCATCGGCCCGACCGCGCTCCTGGGCCTGCTCTACACGATCGTCCTGATGTTCGCGATGCAGGGCGACCGCATCCTGGACCGCCCGCTCGACGTGCTGCGGATCGCGCTGCCGCTCCTGATCTACTTCCTGATCATGTTCGGCCTCGGGTTCCTGCTCTCCCGCTGGCTCCGCTTCGGGTACCCCGAGGCGGCGGCGCTTTCCTTCACCGCGGCGGGCAACAACTTCGAACTGGCGATCGCGGTGGCCATCGGCACCTTCGGCATCAGCTCCGCCGAGGCGCTCGCGGCGGTGGTCGGGCCGCTCATCGAGGTGCCCGCCCTCGTCGGTCTCGTGTACGTCTCGCTCTGGGCCCGTCGCTTCTTCCCCGACGCGCCCGCCCCATCCCTCACCCCGACCACGCCATGA
- a CDS encoding arsenate reductase ArsC, with the protein MTSAPAPFRVLILCTGNSARSQIAEALLAHKGAGRFEVVSAGSRPAGRVNPFAVQVLGEAGIRWEGKVPKGLDGLETQRWDFVITVCDRAREACPIFPGTPILAHWGMPDPAEVEGTEEVKRRAFQDTMVTLGRRIDLLLALPIAKLERLALEREVRGIGTR; encoded by the coding sequence ATGACCTCCGCCCCCGCTCCCTTCCGCGTGCTCATCCTCTGTACCGGCAACTCCGCCCGCAGCCAGATCGCCGAGGCGCTGCTCGCCCACAAGGGCGCCGGCCGGTTCGAGGTGGTCAGCGCCGGGTCACGCCCCGCCGGCCGGGTGAACCCCTTCGCCGTCCAGGTCCTCGGGGAGGCGGGCATCCGGTGGGAAGGCAAGGTGCCGAAAGGCCTCGACGGGCTCGAGACCCAGCGGTGGGACTTCGTGATCACGGTGTGCGATCGCGCCAGGGAGGCCTGCCCGATCTTTCCGGGCACCCCGATCCTGGCGCACTGGGGCATGCCGGATCCCGCGGAGGTCGAGGGAACCGAAGAGGTGAAGCGCCGTGCCTTCCAGGACACGATGGTGACCCTCGGCCGACGGATCGACCTGCTCCTGGCCCTGCCGATCGCCAAGCTCGAGCGGCTGGCCCTGGAGCGCGAGGTACGGGGGATCGGCACTCGGTGA
- a CDS encoding TetR/AcrR family transcriptional regulator, with protein sequence MTAPAPTADRILDIAEQLVQTRGYEAFSYADIADALSIRKASIHYHYPSKAELTRAVAARYRQAFAARLAQLDREFPDATRRLMRYVRLFQEALREGDHMCLYGMLASDVATLPEPVRAEVLAFFEEQEQWLGRLLAQGRSAGEFRFDGKPEAAASALLAGLEGAMLLARSRRDVAHFASVALRLVGALTSEG encoded by the coding sequence ATGACCGCGCCTGCTCCGACCGCCGACCGCATCCTCGATATCGCCGAGCAGCTGGTCCAGACGCGCGGCTACGAGGCATTCAGCTACGCCGACATCGCGGACGCGCTCAGCATCCGCAAGGCGAGCATCCACTACCACTACCCGAGCAAGGCGGAGCTGACCCGCGCCGTGGCGGCGCGGTACCGTCAGGCCTTCGCGGCGCGCCTGGCGCAGCTCGACCGGGAGTTCCCCGACGCCACCCGGCGGCTGATGCGCTATGTGCGGCTCTTCCAGGAGGCGCTGCGCGAGGGGGACCACATGTGCCTGTACGGCATGCTGGCCTCCGATGTCGCCACGCTGCCCGAGCCGGTCCGTGCCGAGGTGCTCGCGTTCTTCGAGGAGCAGGAGCAGTGGCTGGGCCGGCTGCTGGCCCAGGGGCGCTCCGCCGGCGAGTTCCGGTTCGATGGCAAGCCGGAGGCGGCGGCGAGCGCGCTGCTTGCCGGCCTTGAAGGCGCGATGCTGCTGGCCCGCTCCCGGCGCGACGTGGCGCATTTCGCGTCGGTGGCGCTCCGGCTGGTCGGTGCCCTCACGAGCGAGGGGTAG
- a CDS encoding thiosulfate oxidation carrier protein SoxY produces the protein MADEVIQERRMFLQACGLIGLAVAAEGLTGASRELAAAVRVSRPGPDDPPIPNEIVQRIFDERFQGRPITRGHVTLDMPAMAEDGRYVPVIIESDLPMTAEQHVKSVFLIVDHNPDPLVTAFHLSPLVGPVAIQTRIKMKRTSVIRAIVETSGGELWADYLKVETTLNGCG, from the coding sequence ATGGCTGATGAGGTGATTCAGGAGCGGCGGATGTTTCTGCAGGCCTGCGGCCTGATCGGGCTGGCCGTGGCGGCCGAAGGGCTGACGGGGGCGTCCCGTGAACTCGCCGCCGCGGTCCGGGTGAGCCGGCCGGGACCGGATGATCCGCCGATCCCCAACGAGATCGTGCAGCGCATCTTCGATGAGCGCTTCCAGGGCCGGCCGATCACCCGCGGGCACGTGACGCTCGACATGCCGGCCATGGCCGAGGATGGGCGCTACGTCCCCGTGATCATCGAGTCCGACCTGCCGATGACCGCCGAGCAGCACGTGAAGAGCGTGTTCCTGATCGTGGACCACAACCCCGATCCGCTGGTGACCGCCTTCCACCTCTCTCCGCTGGTCGGGCCGGTCGCCATCCAGACCCGCATCAAGATGAAGCGCACGAGTGTCATCCGGGCGATCGTCGAGACCAGCGGCGGCGAGCTGTGGGCGGACTACCTCAAGGTCGAAACCACTTTGAACGGGTGCGGCTGA
- the soxZ gene encoding thiosulfate oxidation carrier complex protein SoxZ, whose amino-acid sequence MPETGKTRVVLPERIQRGDVIRVQVVMQHPMDTGFFRDANANIIPAWFISEVRVRYGDAEVARFEWTSGISKDPMVAFQLKADREGLLTVDSRDSRGSAFSGQAEIKFATT is encoded by the coding sequence ATGCCTGAGACCGGCAAGACCAGGGTCGTCCTGCCCGAGCGCATCCAGCGCGGCGACGTCATCCGGGTGCAGGTGGTGATGCAGCACCCGATGGACACGGGCTTCTTCCGGGACGCGAACGCCAACATCATCCCCGCCTGGTTCATCAGCGAGGTGCGGGTGCGCTACGGCGACGCCGAGGTGGCGCGCTTCGAGTGGACCTCGGGCATCAGCAAGGACCCGATGGTGGCCTTCCAGCTCAAGGCCGACCGCGAGGGCCTGCTGACCGTGGACAGTCGCGACAGCCGGGGCAGCGCCTTCAGCGGGCAGGCCGAGATCAAGTTCGCGACCACGTGA
- a CDS encoding MBL fold metallo-hydrolase: MPFRAFSPTTERTRYPVRRLAPGVFAVLGDSGQGAEGRPNAGFVDTRDGVVAVGGLASPAQARAVLRTLRSRTRGPLRYLVLYAHHPDMMFGAIEFKRAGAAIVAHPDTRVLAAEAGPDQMVADWDRVVGLQELLGFEFANTPDRPVTGRDTLRLGGREMILIHPGPAHSRGDLMLWLPRERVLFVGDLLLEDGVSMVVDGSARALLAALDLIDSLAPRVLVPGHGRIPASPRALTDSTRRYLRTVRDSMAAEVKRGTSMRRALERFPQANGRRPVALESRIRRNAARIFREVEAEALGLEESE; encoded by the coding sequence GTGCCCTTCCGGGCCTTCTCGCCCACGACCGAGCGCACCCGCTATCCGGTCCGGCGCCTGGCCCCGGGTGTCTTCGCGGTGCTTGGTGATTCGGGGCAGGGGGCCGAGGGCCGACCCAACGCCGGGTTCGTGGACACGCGCGACGGGGTCGTGGCCGTGGGCGGGCTGGCCAGCCCCGCCCAGGCCCGGGCGGTGTTGCGCACCCTGCGGTCGCGGACCCGGGGCCCGTTGCGCTACCTCGTCCTGTACGCCCATCACCCCGACATGATGTTCGGCGCGATCGAGTTCAAGCGCGCGGGGGCCGCGATCGTGGCCCACCCGGACACCCGGGTGCTGGCCGCCGAGGCCGGCCCAGACCAGATGGTGGCCGACTGGGACCGGGTGGTGGGGCTGCAGGAGCTGCTCGGCTTCGAGTTCGCCAACACGCCGGACCGGCCCGTCACCGGCCGCGACACGCTCCGGCTGGGGGGGAGGGAGATGATCCTGATCCACCCCGGGCCCGCGCACTCCCGGGGCGACCTCATGCTGTGGCTCCCGCGGGAGCGGGTGCTCTTTGTCGGGGACCTCCTGCTCGAGGACGGCGTCAGCATGGTGGTCGACGGCAGCGCGCGGGCCCTGCTCGCCGCCCTCGACCTCATCGATTCGCTGGCGCCACGGGTGCTGGTACCCGGGCATGGCCGCATCCCGGCCAGCCCGCGGGCGCTCACGGACTCGACCCGTCGCTACCTCCGGACGGTGCGTGACTCGATGGCCGCCGAGGTGAAGCGGGGAACCTCCATGCGGCGCGCGCTGGAACGCTTCCCGCAGGCCAATGGGCGGCGCCCGGTGGCGCTGGAATCACGCATTCGCCGCAACGCCGCCCGCATCTTCCGGGAGGTCGAGGCGGAGGCCCTGGGACTCGAGGAGAGCGAATGA
- a CDS encoding sulfurtransferase codes for MNRWRRASGVTAALLALTLGDPILAQQPPAPRLVGTAELARLLAADVAVEPAEGQARRTPVLVIDVRQSWTSYLQNHLTGAVWLNVETLRAQRDELPFQLLSGAQYAELFRRLGATPTRRIVIYSAGEQLDIDATFTAWLLASAGAREVTVLDGGYAKWELEARPVTQRYPRTAIGRDGFRARAFRPSVASLAEVIAASQGGGALLVDARPPEQFAGSAGAQLRRGHIPGAINHPWKDDLEKVDLALVWKDTTALRAAYAAQGITPDRDIILYCNSGTEASHVFFALRFLLGYPRVRIFTGSWTQWAERDELPVAR; via the coding sequence ATGAACCGGTGGAGGCGTGCATCCGGCGTCACGGCGGCGCTGCTCGCGCTGACGCTCGGTGACCCAATCCTGGCGCAGCAGCCGCCGGCGCCCCGCCTGGTCGGGACGGCAGAACTGGCGCGGCTCCTCGCGGCGGATGTGGCAGTCGAGCCGGCGGAAGGCCAGGCGCGCAGGACGCCGGTGCTCGTCATCGACGTGCGCCAGTCCTGGACCAGCTACCTGCAGAACCACCTGACCGGGGCGGTGTGGCTCAACGTGGAGACGCTCCGGGCCCAGCGCGATGAGCTGCCGTTCCAGCTGCTGTCGGGCGCCCAGTACGCCGAGCTGTTCCGGCGCCTGGGGGCCACGCCCACGCGGAGGATCGTGATCTACAGCGCGGGGGAGCAGCTCGACATCGATGCCACCTTCACGGCGTGGCTGCTCGCCTCGGCGGGGGCGCGGGAGGTGACGGTGCTCGACGGCGGCTACGCCAAGTGGGAACTCGAGGCCCGCCCGGTGACCCAGCGGTATCCGCGCACGGCCATCGGCCGGGACGGGTTCCGCGCCAGGGCGTTCCGGCCCTCGGTGGCGAGCCTGGCGGAGGTGATCGCGGCTAGCCAGGGGGGTGGAGCGCTGCTGGTGGATGCGCGGCCGCCCGAGCAGTTCGCCGGGTCCGCTGGGGCGCAGCTGCGGCGGGGGCACATCCCGGGCGCCATCAATCACCCCTGGAAGGACGACCTCGAGAAGGTGGACCTGGCGCTGGTCTGGAAGGACACGACGGCGCTCCGGGCCGCCTACGCGGCGCAGGGCATCACCCCGGATCGCGACATCATCCTCTACTGCAACAGCGGCACCGAGGCGAGCCACGTCTTCTTTGCGCTCCGCTTCCTGCTCGGGTACCCGCGGGTCCGGATCTTCACCGGCTCGTGGACCCAGTGGGCGGAGCGGGACGAGCTGCCGGTGGCCCGCTAG